In Planctomycetaceae bacterium, one genomic interval encodes:
- a CDS encoding FtsW/RodA/SpoVE family cell cycle protein has protein sequence MTAIIRRYLRLNIWPIIVAMVALMAIGIVAISVSDRTELAGKQAAFMVVGLVAFFVITLVPYPRFGKAAYALFGVTLPLLLMMLVPRLLKTDALNWLIPSINGARRWINFGPIMFQPSELAKLSFILMLAWYLRYGDHYRTLSGLIPPFILALVPMFLILKEPDLGTSLLLLPTLYFMLFMAGARLRHLLGIIAVATVLMLLPRPVDVSGLPAAEASDRQALSYANMKFQGRPYAVMPVMLSVMEPHQLRRIEGWLGQGDPDKAGDEGYQLRQSKMILSVGALFGGGGWNEINQFYRTLPERESDFIFAVIGGQWGIAGCLTVLLMYAVIFICGVEIAVGTHDPFGRLLAVGVAALMFSQVVVNIAVVIGLMPVTGMTLPLVSYGGTSLVINCSALGLLVNVAQRRPISLAPRPFEHGAKEGPEAPYGPMSTGEPERRSRNR, from the coding sequence ATGACGGCTATCATCCGGCGCTATCTGCGGCTGAACATCTGGCCGATCATCGTGGCGATGGTCGCCCTGATGGCGATCGGGATCGTGGCCATCAGCGTCTCGGACCGGACGGAACTGGCCGGCAAGCAGGCGGCGTTCATGGTGGTGGGGCTGGTGGCGTTCTTCGTGATCACCCTGGTGCCGTACCCGCGGTTTGGCAAGGCCGCCTATGCCCTCTTTGGCGTCACGCTGCCGCTGCTGCTGATGATGCTGGTTCCGCGCCTGCTCAAGACCGACGCGCTGAACTGGCTGATCCCGTCGATCAATGGCGCCCGCCGCTGGATCAATTTCGGTCCGATCATGTTTCAGCCCTCGGAACTGGCCAAGCTTTCATTCATCCTGATGCTGGCGTGGTACCTGCGCTACGGCGACCACTACCGCACGCTGTCGGGGCTGATCCCGCCGTTCATCCTGGCGCTGGTGCCGATGTTCCTGATCCTCAAGGAACCGGACCTGGGCACCAGCCTGCTGCTGTTGCCGACGCTGTACTTCATGCTCTTCATGGCCGGGGCGCGCCTGCGCCACCTGCTGGGCATCATCGCCGTGGCGACCGTGCTGATGCTGCTGCCGCGGCCGGTCGACGTTTCCGGCCTGCCCGCCGCCGAGGCGTCCGACCGCCAGGCGCTGTCGTACGCGAACATGAAGTTCCAGGGGCGTCCCTACGCCGTCATGCCCGTCATGCTCTCGGTGATGGAACCGCACCAGTTGCGGCGCATTGAGGGCTGGCTGGGGCAGGGCGATCCGGACAAGGCCGGCGACGAAGGCTACCAGTTGCGCCAGTCGAAGATGATCCTGTCGGTCGGCGCGCTGTTCGGCGGCGGGGGATGGAACGAGATCAACCAGTTTTATCGCACGCTGCCCGAGCGCGAGAGCGACTTCATCTTCGCCGTTATCGGCGGGCAGTGGGGCATCGCCGGCTGCCTGACCGTGCTGCTGATGTACGCGGTAATCTTCATCTGCGGCGTCGAGATCGCTGTGGGGACCCACGACCCCTTCGGGCGACTGCTGGCGGTGGGCGTGGCCGCTCTGATGTTTTCGCAGGTGGTGGTCAATATCGCCGTCGTGATCGGCCTGATGCCCGTAACCGGCATGACGCTGCCGCTGGTCAGCTACGGCGGAACCTCGCTGGTGATCAACTGTTCTGCCCTGGGGCTGCTGGTCAACGTCGCCCAGCGCCGCCCCATCTCGCTGGCGCCGCGACCGTTCGAGCACGGCGCCAAGGAAGGCCCCGAAGCACCGTATGGCCCCATGAGCACCGGCGAACCGGAACGACGCTCTCGGAACCGCTGA
- a CDS encoding alpha/beta fold hydrolase yields MSEPPHIPWPLDCPLEGARRPQPRTLRLADGYETGMLVHSPRGPAAGPCVLYLHGIQSHPGWFAGSAAALADHGCRVYQIERRGSGHNRTDRGHARSAGQLLADLDAAAALIVRENPDRSLALAGPSWGGKLAAAYCLWPRRRAAIASLTMIAPGIAAMVDVPAATKLAVALCLLAAPKVRLAIPLDDDELFTDNPAMREYLRADTLRLRKASAAFMFASRVLDRMIARAPDGSLNVPCTLLLARRERVIDNKATSKVVTRLTADRAQRVEFDAAHVLEFQSDPAAFYQALLRGVQFSKA; encoded by the coding sequence ATGAGCGAACCGCCGCACATCCCGTGGCCGCTTGACTGTCCGCTCGAGGGCGCCCGCCGCCCGCAGCCGCGGACCCTGCGCCTTGCAGACGGCTACGAGACGGGCATGCTCGTCCATTCGCCGCGCGGGCCTGCGGCGGGTCCGTGCGTATTGTACCTGCACGGGATTCAGTCTCACCCGGGGTGGTTCGCCGGAAGCGCTGCGGCACTGGCCGATCATGGCTGCCGCGTCTATCAGATCGAGCGCCGCGGCAGCGGGCACAATCGCACTGATCGCGGACACGCACGCTCGGCGGGGCAGCTCCTGGCCGACCTCGACGCCGCCGCCGCCCTGATCGTGCGGGAGAACCCCGACCGCTCCCTGGCACTGGCCGGACCCAGTTGGGGTGGGAAGCTGGCGGCCGCATACTGCCTCTGGCCGCGGCGCCGCGCGGCGATCGCGTCGCTGACGATGATCGCGCCCGGAATCGCTGCCATGGTGGACGTTCCGGCGGCGACGAAACTGGCCGTGGCGCTGTGCCTGCTGGCGGCCCCGAAGGTCCGCCTGGCGATTCCGCTGGACGACGATGAGCTCTTCACCGACAACCCGGCGATGCGGGAGTACCTTCGGGCCGACACGCTGAGGCTCCGCAAGGCCAGCGCCGCCTTCATGTTTGCCAGCCGCGTGCTGGACCGCATGATCGCCCGGGCGCCCGACGGTTCGCTGAACGTTCCGTGTACGCTGCTGCTGGCGCGGCGCGAACGCGTCATCGACAACAAAGCAACATCGAAGGTCGTGACACGACTGACCGCCGATCGGGCGCAGCGGGTTGAGTTCGACGCCGCACACGTGCTGGAGTTCCAGAGCGACCCCGCCGCGTTTTACCAGGCGCTGCTGCGGGGCGTTCAATTCTCAAAGGCCTGA
- a CDS encoding glycosyltransferase family 2 protein, which produces MAGLAAILTILTGLAVLIWCNRIMQLRRFKAEAFVIDDRAPGPPPSPPKISVVVAAKDEEIYIENCLRTMLSQDYPNFELIVCNDRSSDNTAAIIDRVARGDDRVKVVTITELPAGWCGKNNAMQQAIAQADGEWICMIDADCRQESSRTLSTTVQHAIDGKIDLLSVLPTLDMLSFWDTVVQPVCTGTMMIWFNPMHVNDPHKPHAYANGAFMLIRRSAYDAIGTHHAVRNRISEDMHIAALVKGSGLRLRVVPSDGLYRVRMYASLGQAIQGWTRIFFGTFGTVSRLIISWLAMFIVGSLPWFTLAGSLWALLAGGASPWWSAAAGASAAAVICQMIALHFFYKQIQIHPAMSLLYPVGNLIGLYILLVALSKHLPSNQVIWRNTSYARP; this is translated from the coding sequence ATGGCGGGATTGGCCGCGATACTGACGATTCTGACGGGCCTGGCGGTCTTGATCTGGTGCAACCGCATCATGCAGTTGCGCCGGTTCAAGGCCGAGGCGTTCGTCATCGACGACCGCGCGCCGGGACCGCCCCCTTCGCCGCCGAAGATCAGCGTGGTGGTGGCCGCCAAGGACGAAGAGATCTACATCGAGAACTGCCTGCGCACGATGCTGTCGCAGGACTATCCCAACTTCGAGCTGATCGTCTGCAACGACCGCAGCAGCGACAACACGGCGGCGATCATCGACCGCGTGGCGCGCGGCGACGATCGGGTGAAGGTCGTTACCATCACGGAACTGCCCGCCGGCTGGTGCGGCAAGAACAACGCGATGCAGCAGGCGATCGCCCAGGCCGACGGCGAGTGGATCTGCATGATCGACGCCGACTGCCGCCAGGAGTCGTCCCGCACGCTTTCAACGACCGTGCAGCACGCCATCGACGGCAAGATCGACCTGCTCAGCGTGCTGCCCACGCTGGACATGCTGAGCTTCTGGGATACCGTCGTGCAGCCCGTCTGCACCGGCACGATGATGATCTGGTTCAACCCGATGCATGTCAACGACCCGCACAAGCCCCACGCCTATGCCAACGGGGCGTTCATGCTCATCCGCCGATCGGCGTATGACGCCATCGGCACCCACCACGCCGTCCGAAACCGCATCAGCGAAGACATGCACATCGCCGCCCTGGTCAAGGGGTCCGGTCTGCGGCTGCGCGTCGTGCCCAGCGACGGACTCTATCGCGTGCGGATGTACGCCTCCCTCGGCCAGGCCATCCAGGGATGGACGCGTATCTTTTTCGGAACCTTTGGCACCGTCAGCCGCCTGATCATCTCCTGGCTGGCCATGTTCATCGTCGGGTCGCTGCCGTGGTTCACCCTGGCCGGCTCGCTGTGGGCCCTGCTCGCCGGCGGCGCTTCGCCCTGGTGGTCAGCCGCCGCGGGAGCCTCCGCCGCGGCGGTCATCTGCCAGATGATCGCGCTGCACTTCTTCTACAAGCAGATCCAAATCCATCCGGCAATGTCGCTGTTGTACCCGGTGGGCAACCTCATCGGCCTGTACATCCTGCTGGTGGCCCTGTCAAAGCACCTGCCCTCGAACCAGGTCATTTGGCGCAACACCAGCTACGCCCGCCCCTGA
- the larC gene encoding nickel pincer cofactor biosynthesis protein LarC: MTLAYFDCFSGAGGDMIVAALVDAGADADAVTHGLADLGLPMKVSFETVTRKGIGGTRFVVEVCAHEHHHHRHLDDILNLIAKACLPPRAAARACDIFNRLAVAEATIHKTQPEHVHFHEVGAIDSIADIVGACLALETLDIDELVCGPLPLGSGTVECEHGILPVPAPATAALLKGFAVTREETGVEMTTPTAAAIFTTLARSAAMPAMRVEAVGYGAGTREHGAVANLLRVFVGRRDADGQVDSLTELAANIDDCSGQIIGATLEKLIAAGCHDAWAAPITMKKSRPAWMLCVLCSDDDVPRMEAILFSETTTLGIRRRPCRRRKLLRRHETVETPYGPIRVKIGSSETGDLTCQPEFADCRTAADAHHVSLREVIQAAVIAQRGKQL, translated from the coding sequence ATGACACTGGCGTATTTTGACTGCTTCAGCGGCGCCGGCGGCGACATGATCGTCGCGGCGCTGGTAGACGCCGGCGCCGACGCCGACGCGGTGACGCACGGGCTGGCCGACCTGGGCCTGCCGATGAAGGTCTCCTTCGAGACCGTCACCCGCAAGGGTATCGGCGGCACGCGATTTGTCGTCGAGGTCTGTGCCCACGAGCACCATCACCATCGCCACCTGGATGACATCCTCAACCTCATCGCCAAGGCGTGCCTGCCCCCGCGGGCGGCCGCACGAGCCTGCGACATCTTCAACCGCCTGGCCGTCGCCGAGGCGACGATCCACAAGACGCAGCCCGAGCACGTTCACTTTCACGAAGTCGGCGCTATCGACAGCATTGCCGACATCGTCGGGGCGTGCCTGGCGCTGGAGACGCTGGACATCGACGAGCTGGTCTGTGGGCCGCTGCCGCTGGGCAGCGGAACCGTCGAGTGCGAGCACGGCATTTTGCCCGTGCCCGCTCCGGCCACCGCGGCGCTGCTCAAGGGCTTCGCGGTGACGCGCGAGGAGACCGGCGTCGAGATGACCACTCCGACGGCGGCGGCGATCTTCACCACCCTGGCCCGCAGCGCCGCCATGCCCGCGATGCGCGTCGAGGCGGTCGGATACGGCGCCGGAACGCGAGAACATGGAGCGGTGGCGAACCTGCTGAGGGTGTTCGTCGGCCGCCGCGACGCCGACGGGCAAGTCGACTCGCTGACGGAGTTGGCCGCCAACATCGACGACTGCAGCGGGCAGATCATCGGCGCGACGCTGGAGAAGCTCATCGCCGCCGGATGCCACGACGCCTGGGCGGCGCCGATCACGATGAAGAAGTCGCGCCCGGCCTGGATGCTGTGCGTTTTGTGTTCCGACGACGACGTGCCCCGCATGGAGGCTATACTATTCTCCGAAACGACGACGCTGGGCATCCGCCGCCGTCCGTGCCGGCGCCGAAAGCTGCTGCGGCGACACGAGACGGTCGAGACGCCGTACGGACCCATCCGCGTGAAGATCGGCAGCAGCGAGACCGGCGACCTGACCTGTCAGCCGGAGTTCGCCGACTGCCGGACCGCCGCGGACGCGCATCACGTGTCCTTGCGCGAAGTGATACAGGCGGCCGTGATCGCCCAGCGCGGAAAACAGTTATGA
- a CDS encoding DUF5684 domain-containing protein, translating into MEYEGSVQTGGGVMGMLCVCFMWLLYLAVAAVVVIGMWKAFVKAKKPGWAAIIPIYNIIVILEMVGRPVWWVVLFLVPCVNIVMSFIVMIDVAKSFAQSAGFGVGLALLGPIFWPILGFGKAQYVGPAVPPTAPPAV; encoded by the coding sequence ATGGAATACGAAGGAAGCGTTCAGACCGGCGGTGGAGTCATGGGCATGCTGTGCGTGTGCTTCATGTGGCTGCTCTACCTGGCAGTCGCTGCGGTTGTGGTTATCGGCATGTGGAAGGCCTTCGTCAAGGCCAAGAAGCCCGGCTGGGCCGCCATCATCCCGATCTACAACATCATCGTCATTCTGGAGATGGTCGGGCGACCGGTATGGTGGGTGGTTCTATTCCTGGTGCCGTGCGTGAACATCGTCATGTCGTTCATCGTCATGATCGACGTGGCCAAGAGCTTCGCCCAGAGCGCTGGCTTCGGCGTGGGTCTGGCCCTGCTGGGTCCGATCTTCTGGCCGATCCTGGGCTTCGGCAAGGCCCAGTATGTGGGTCCGGCCGTTCCGCCGACGGCGCCGCCGGCGGTCTGA